The Gemmobacter aquarius genome contains the following window.
ACTTCCGTGACGTTACCCACAATTTCCGGCAAGGTCAGCGCCATTTCCGGGTCTTGCCCGTCCAGCAGCGCCATCAGGCCCGAGAAAGACGCGGCACCCGGCAGCGTTGCCGTCTCTGCGCCATTTGCCCTGAACGGCTCTTTGCGGGCGGCAAGGTCGCCCATTTCGGGCATTTCGATAAACTCGGCATAGGCTTTGCGAACCACTGTCTCGGCTTCGGCCAGCTTTGCGGTTTCCACCTCTCCCGACAGGACCAACACCCGCAGGTCGCGCGCATAGGCGTCAAGGCTTGCGCCAAAGCCGTAGCTTGCCCGCAAACCCGTTCGTACCGCATCGAACAAGACGCTGGTGTCACCCCCGCCAAGCGCAGTGGCAAGCAGCACATCCTCGAATTCGCTCCCCTGCCGCGTGGGCGGAAGCGGTCCGACAAAAACGAGGGTCGAGGTCTTGGCCTCCGGCGCAACGAGCAAGATGCGTCTGGGCGAAAAATCCCCGCGCGGCGCCGGGGACGCCACCGCATCGCCCTGGCCAAGCCCCGCGAAAAGCGCATCGACATAGGTGCCCGCCTCATCCGCGCCGATCTCTCCGGCCACCACGATCCTTGCGCCGCTGCGGACCACCGTTTGGCGATGCCACTCCACAGCCTCGGCGCGTGTCGCTTCCGCGATCATCGCGGGCGGATCGACCGACAAGGCCCGCCGCAGCGGCGTGTCGCCCAGAACTGCCCACCGCAGCGCATCGTAACCGCGTTTGGCGGGTTGCATCGATACTTCGGCCATATGCGTGGCAAGACCCTGTTGCAGGCGGCCGAACCATGCCTGAACCATCGTCGGCTGCGCCAGATGCGCCGCCGCAATCCCGACGGCCTTTTCCATATTCTCCTTTGGCGCGATCAACTGCCCGTGCAGATGGTCGACGGTCACCCACATCGTGCCCTCGGCATTCAGGTCGGCAAAGGTTTCCACAACCTCGCCCGCAGGAAACCCCGCCGCCCCGCCTGCAAGGATAAGGTCGGTGCCGATATAGGGCACGGCCTGATTGACATCGTCGCGCATCGCCCAGTTGCTTGGCCAGGCGATCTGGATCGCCACATCCTCCGCTGCAGGAATATATAACCGCGCATATGCCATGCCGCCGGGGCTGGTCTCGATCGTTGCGCCCGCCTTCTCCTCGGTCCGGCACGCGGCCAGAACGGTCAGGGCAAGCGCGGCGGCGGCAAAGGTTCTCATGGGTTCGGGTCCGTTCCTATAAAGGCAATGGCGGTGCGTCCGGGGCCGGCAAGGGCCGCGAGGATGGCGTCGATGCCTGCAGCATCGATCAGCGCGTCGACTTTGCGGATTTCGCGTTCCGGTTTGGGGTCGCGCAGGGCCGTCACCCGTGCCAGCGTACGGTCTGCCATCCAGCGGGCGGTTTCGTCGTCGTCCGACCAGTCGGGCCAAAACCCCTTGAACCGTTCACGGACGCGGTCGTAGGTTCTGGCGGGCACACCTTTGGCAGATGCCGCAAGTGCGGCTTCATAGGCGGACTGCACTTTGGCAAAGCCGATACCCCTGTCCGGCTCGGCCGAAAAGGTCAGTTCGATGTGGCTTTCGTCAACGGGGGTGATCGCGATGCCGAAGCTCTGGACGACAAAGGCATCAAACCGCAGCGGCCCGGCAAGGCCGCCCGGAAGATTGGTGTCGAGGATATCGCGGGCCAAGGCGCTCTGCGCTTCCAGCAGGTCGAAATCCACGGGTTCGGGCAAGGCCACGACCTTGCGCCAAATCATGCGCGGCGCCGCGTTCGGATCGGGGTAGCGGAAACTGCGCATCCCGACTGCGCCAAGGACAAAGCGGGGCGGGGCGATGTCTTCGCGTTGCGCGTAAAGATCGGGAAAGCCCGCGTCGTCCATCGCATCGGTCAGTTGCCGTTCCGGGATCTCACCGAAGACCACCAGACGCGCGCGGTCCGGGCGGTGTGTTTCGGCGTGAAAGGCCCTGGCGTCGTCATAGGTCTGCGCCCTTATCTGTTCGGGCGTGCCGATGACCGACGCGGCGATTGCATTGCCCTCGTACAGGAACGCCTCCATCTCTTCGGCCGCCCGCGCATCGGGGTTGTTTCCCACACGCAGGTCGTATTCCCGCAAGATGACATCGCGCTCGGACTCGGCCATGTTGCGCGGCAGGTCGATGGGATCGAACACCCCCTTCAGCCGCCGCAACATGTCGGTCAGGTCCCCGGGCGGGCCCGCAAGCCAGTAGCCGACGGCAAATCGGTTGGTCCAGGCGTTGCTGTCGCGATCTTCGGGGCGCGAATCCTTGCCGATGTTGGGCAACCAAGCCAGATGTTCGACGTAGTGGGCGCGGGGTCCGTTTCCATCCGGATAGGGCAGAACGACCAATGCTTCGATCTTATCCGGATCGAAGGCGGGTGACAGCAGCGTGCTACGATCATCCCCCTGAAACGGACGCCAATCCATGACCACGGCGAAAGTCATCACGGCCACGATCAGGGCGATTGGCCCGTAAAGACCGGTCAAGGACCGGAACGGCGTCGGAACCGTCAGGATCGGGCGTCGCTTCATCTAAAGCGGTCTTGGCCCGGCACCCCATCAGGGCCGGCTCTGACCCGGTCGTTCTCGATGCCGGCCAAACCTGTTTCCAGATATGAGCGATGCGGGATCAACCATCCAAAGAACAAGCCGTCTTACCCCTTACCACGCCAGGGTGAACCATACCGGCGATCCGCAGACGCCCACTGTTCCCGAGTTCATCAAATCGGCAGAGTGTGTGTCAAGAGCGATACACAACCCCAAGCATATCTCGCTCGATATGCCGCGCCGCGCTGCAGCCCTGTCACGGTGACGGCGCAGCACCCTGTCCGGCAATCGGCTTCGGGGTCGGGCCTACGTTCGTCATGAAACGGGGCGCCATGCCGTAGGCTTGGCGAAAGCATTTGGCAAAGGCGTTCGCGCTGCTGAACCCGCAGGCATAGGCGACCTCTTGCACCGAAAGGTCCGTTTCGGTCAGCAAAGCCCGCGACCGTTCCAGCCTCAGTTGCCGCAGATAACGCTTGGGCGAGGTCCCGACATAGCGCAGGAACATGCGTTCGATATGTCGGCGCGAGATGCCAAGACTTTCCGCCAGATCGGACAGATCGATCTCGGCTTCGATATCCGTTTCGAACTTGCGTATGACCGCGACGAGCACCGGATTTCGCACCCCGAGCGTCGAAGAAAGCGACAGCCGCTGCTGCAGGTTTGCGGGGCGCTGCTGGCCATGCAGGCACATTTTCAGAACTGCGTCGCCAAGGCGGGCACCGTGCCGACGTGCGACGATTTCGCAAAACAGATCGGTCGCGGCGGCGCCGCCCGCACAGGTCAGGATCCGGTCATCGATGCAGTAAAGCTGTTCAAGCGGGGTAAGCCGCGGAAAGGTCGCGGCAAAAGGCGGAAGGTTTTCCCAATGCAGGGTGAACTTCCGCCCTTGCAACAGCCCCGCCTTGGCCAAGGCATAGGCCCCCGTGCAAAGACCGCCAACCGTCCGGCCGCCCCGCCATTGCGCGCGCAGCCAATCGGCCACAGGGCGCGACGTGGATTTTTCCGGCTCGACCCCGCCGCAGACGAAGACCATCTCGCGCGGTTTCGTTTCTCCGATCGGAGCATCGACGGTCACCGACATTCCGTTCGAACATGTGACCGGCGCTCCGTCCTCCGACAGGATCGTCCATTCGAACAGGGCGCGGCCAGCCAGTTGATTGGCGATACGCAAGGGTTCGATGGCGGAAGAAAAAGCGATCAGGCTGAAATTGTGCAAAAGCACGAATGCCACAGGAACGGGTTGGTCGATGCTGGGCACCGGCACATGCGCGACACCTTTGGCGACGAAATTGGCGGTCATGTCGATGTTCCTGCGCGGGAGGTCACAAAGGGTTTGCCGCAGCGCCGGAACGCTGCGGCAAGGGTGGTGTTACTGCGCGGCCTTGCGCTTGCCTTTGACGATCAGGTGCTCGGGTCCGTAGGGGAAGCCGGTGATGTTGCGGTTGCCCTTGTCGGTGATCACCAGGATGTCATGCTCGCGGTAGCCGCCCGCGCCCGCCATATGGTCCGGAATGGTGATCATCGGCTCCATCGACACCACCATTCCGGGCTCCAGAACCGTGTCGCAATCCTCGCGCAGCTCAAGCCCCGCCTCGCGGCCGTAGTAGTGGCACAGCACGCCGAACGAATGGCCATAGCCGAACGAGCGGTATTGCAGCAGGTTCTCGGCCGCATACATCTCGTTCAATTCCTTGGCGATATCGCTGCACTTGTTGCCCGGAACCAGCAGCTCCTTGCCCTTGTCATGGACCTTGCAGTTGAAGTCCCACAGCCGGATATGCTCGTCGCTCGCGTGTTCCGCAAACAGCGTGCGCTCCAGCGCCACGTAGTATCCGGCCACCATCGGGAAGCAGTTGAGCGACAGGATATCGCCCGCCTCGATCTTGCGGCTGGTCACCGGGTTATGCGCGCCGTCGGTGTTGATGCCCGACTGGAACCACGTCCAGGTGTCCAGAAGCTCGCCATGCGGCCAGATGCGGGCGATCTCGCGGACCATGGTGGCGGTGGAATGCAGCGCGACCTCGTGCTCGGGGGCGCCGACCGCGATGGCTTCCACCACGGCGCCGCCGCCGATATCGGCGATGCGGGTCATCTTTTCGATATGGGCGATTTCCTCGGCCGATTTGATCATCCGCAGCTTCATCGAATGGCCTGCGATGTCGACGAATTCCACGCCGGGGAATTCGGACTTGAGCAGGTTCAGCGTGTCGATGGTGATGTGGTCGAACTCGATCCCCAGCCGCTTGACGCCGCCGGTCAACTGGCGGATCGCGTGGAAATAGTTGTCCTTTTGCCAGTCGGTATAGGTGACATTCTTGCCACCAAACGTCCGCCGCCACGGCTGCCCGCCGTCAATGCCCGCAGAAATCGACGTGGCGACCGAATGGTCCACCAGAAACCCGTAGCGCCGCCCGAACTGGCAGAACATGAAATCCGAGTAGTAGTTGATGCAATGGTAGCTGGTGAACAGCGCGGCATCGATGCCTTCCCTGGCCATCACACCCCGGATCGCATCCAGACGCCGCTGCATCTCGGTCGCCGAAAACGTGGGCGCAACGGGCGTGCCGTTGCCGACATAGTTCTGAAGTCTCTCGCGTTGCATGGGTAAAATCCTTCTTTGCTTGCGTGTTTCGGGTGGTGTCCCCTCCAACGGGCAGCAGGTTTCAGGGCCGGTAAAAACCGGCCTGATGCCTTGCGGTCCGCTTCGGGTAAGTCTGGCCCGCTAGCGCGGGCGGTGGGTCGGGCTTGCCACGTGGCCGAGCCATCGGCCAAAGCTGGCAAGAAGATCGGTCAGTCGGTCGAAGCGTACTCCTTCGATCTGGTGTCGGGTCAGCCCGCCGCAGGGCAGGACGGGATGGATCAAGTCTGCATCCAGACCGCGCTGCAAGGCTGCGGCGCTGAACCGGCCCGATCCCAGACGGGACAGGCATATTTCGCGCGCGGCGGCTTCGGCTTCGGTCACGGCTTAGGCTCCTGCGACCAGATGGCCGTCGGCGGGCGACCAATGGGCGAAAAGTTCCTGCCCGATGTCGAGCGGCAGGCCAGCCAATTCGTCATGGCTTTTCTGGACTCGGATTTCCTGGCCCTTGCCGGTTTCGAGATAGACCGTTGCGGTGGCCCCCACGAATTCCTCGCCGATCACGCGCACCGGCAGGACGTTGGTCTGACCTGCGGGGCGGGTGACGCTGAGGTGGGTTTTGGTGTCCAAGACCGTAATGGTTGCGGTTTCGCCCGCGCGTGGCGGGGCGGCAAGTTGGCCGGTCAGCGTCAGCGGGCCATCTGGCGTTTCGACCTCGATCGCACTGGTCGTGGCCTTCAATACCTTGCCCGAGAAGATGTTGGACGATCCGAGGAAATCGGCCACGAAGCGGGTGCGCGGGGCGCCGTAGATTTCCTGCGGGGTGCCGATCTGTTCGATCACGCCGCGCGACATGATCACCACGCGGTCAGCCATCGAAAAGGCTTCCGACTGGCTGTGCGTGACATAGACGAAGGTGATGCCCGTCTCGCGTTGCAGGTTCTTCAACACCGATTGCATCCGCACCTTGAGCGCGGCGTCGAGCGCCGAAAGCGGCTCGTCGAGCAGCAGGATTTCGGGTTCCACCACCAGTGACCGCGCCAATGCAACGCGCTGGCGCTGACCGCCGGAAAGCTGGGCGATGTTGCGGTCGGCAAATTCCATGATCTGCATCCGGTCAAGCCATTGTTCGGCGCGGCGGCGGCGTTCGGCCTTGCCCACGCCGCGCATCTTCAAGGCGAATTCCACGTTTTCGCGGACGTTCAGGAACGGAAACAGCGCAAGGCTTTGCCAAACCATCGGCGTGTCGCGCTGCCATGTGGGCAGGTGGTTGATAGGCTTGCCAGACAGGCGGATGGTGCCTTCGGTCGGGGCTTCCAGCCCTGCCAGCATCCGCAGCGTCGTGGTCTTGCCGCAGCCCGATGACCCCATGATCGCAAGGAACTCGCCCTTTTTGATCTCGAAATCCATTTTCTGCACGGCCACGAACGTGCCGAAACTTTTGACGACACCTTCAAACGAGACGAGCGTATCGCGTTGCATGACTTACTCCTTGTCGTCTGTCACGGGCGTCACGCGCCCCGACAGCAGGATTTGGGCGAGGATCACCAGCGTCATCGAGATGACGAAGACGAAGGTGCCGATGGCGTTGATGCGGGGGCTGACCTGACCTTGCAGGAAGCCCAGAACCTTGACCGGAAGCGTCTCGTTCAGGCCCGATACGAACCATGCGATGGCGAATTCGTCGAAGGAAACGGCCATGGTGATGAACAGCGCGCCAAAGATCGCGGGTTTGGTGAAGGGCACGATCACATGCCGCATGGTCGCCCATTCCGACGCGCCGAGGTTCCACGCGGCGGGTTCCAGCGCCGGGTCCATCTGGGAAAGACGCAGCCGGATGATCGCCATGGCAAAGGGCGCGCAGATCACCACATGGGCGATAACCACCGAAAGTGCCTGCCCCGACAGGTTCACGCGGCTCAGGAAGGCCAGCATGGCAAGGCCCATGATGATGACGGGGATCGTCGGCGGCAACAGTGCGAGCGCCATGTAGATCTGCTTGCCGAAGAAGTTGTAGCGGTAGTCGGTATAGGCGGCACCAAAGCCGAGAAGCGTCGAGACACAGCCCACGACCAGCCCGATCACCAGCGTGTTGCCCATCCCCTCCCAGACCAGCGGGTCGGTCGCCACGGCCTTGTACCATTCCAGCGAGAACTGCCCGAGCGGGATCGACGGAAAGCGGTCCGAATTGAAGGAAAAGACGAAACTTGCCGCAATGGGCGCAAAGATGAACAGGTAGGCGAGCACGAGGTAGACGCGAAGCGACCAGTCGACTGCGCGGCTGCGGTTGATGGATTCAGCACTCATTTCCGCGCCCCCTTGGCTTGTCCGGCATAGGCGAAGCGCACCGCGACGAAGGCCACCGCCAGAAGCGTACCGATCATCGTCAGCGCGATCACCGCCGCGCGGGGCCATTGCTGGCCGGATTTGGTGGTGTCTGTGATCAGGATCGACAGGGTCGTGGGATCGCCCCCGCCCAGATAGACGGGGCTTACGAAATCACCGAATGTCAGGATGAAGCAAAACAGCGCCGCGATGACAAGGCCTGTGCGGGCCGAGGGGATGACCACCTCGAACACGGTGCGAAGACGGCCGCAACGCATGTTATGGGCGGCCTCGATCAGGTTGCGGTCGATGAACACCAGACTGAAAAGCTGCAGCAGGATAACGAGCGGCAGCGACAGGGTCATGTAACCAACCATCGTCGCGCCCGGCGTGTTCAGCATGGCATAGGGACCAAGGCCGATCTGGCCCAAAAGCACATTCACGATGCCTGCGTCCGACAGGAAGATCTGCCACGAATAGACCCGCACGAGGTAGCTGGTGAAGAACGGGATCACCATCAGGAACACGGCCCAGCGCCGCGCCCGGTCAGACAGTTTGAAGGCGATGGCGTAAGAGCAGGGAAAGGCAAGGAGCGAGGCCAGAACCGAAGCCGATGCAGCCAGCGCAAAGGTGATGCCGTAAGCCTGCCAGAACACCGGCTTGCCATACATCGTGACCCAGTTCACCGGATCGAAGTCTGGCCGCATGGTGAAATTCTTCACCGTCCAGAAGCTGAGCGCCACCAGAAACACCAAAGGGGCGACGAAGAACAGCACCTGCCAAACCAGAAGCGGCAAGGAGAAGGTCAGTCCGTAAATGGATATCGCGCGTCGCATTTTGCGCTGCACTCCGACAGGGGTAAGGAAAGGGCCGGCGGGTCTCCCCGCCAGCCCCCGCGCCCTCAGGCGCCTTTGTATTCCGACCAGAAATCGTTCCAGGTCTCGAGGTCTTGCTGGATCGGCCACTGGCGGTATTGGATGCGGCCTGCGCGGATCATGTCCATCGCGTTGCCGGCGTCCTTGGTCATGCCCTGACGCTTGGCTTCGGCCGGGTTTTCCGCCTGCAACACCTCCCAGCCCTTGGCGTTCGGCACGATCGCGGGGTAAGCCGCCATTTGCGCCGATTTCGCCTGACCCTTGGCGCTGGTGATGTACTGGATCCACTTCTTGGCCAGATCGGCCTTGGCCGACCCTTTGCCGATCGAGAAGCATTCGGACCATTGCAGGCCGCCCTGTTCCGGGATCACGGATTTCACTTTGGCGCCGTTCTTTTCCAGCACGCCGGTGATCCAGTCGCCGATGCCTGCGAATGCAAGCATCTGGCCGTCGTTCAGCGACGAGAAGGTTCCGCCGTAATCGAAGAAGCCGCCGATCTGCGGGCGCAGGGTCAGGGTCTTGGCCTTCACCGCCTCCCATGCCGCTTCGTCGATGTCATAGGGAATCTTGTTGCCGGTCAGCAGGCTCATCTGGCCAAGGTTGGGCAAGTGCCAGTCGAAATGGCCGACCTTGCCGGTCAGCTTTGGATCCCAGAACACGTCATAGCTCGAGGCCTCGGCCTCGGTCAGAGCGTCGGTGTTGTAGGCCACGCCCAGAAAGCCGAAACGGGTGACCAGCGAGAACAGCTTGCCATCCTGCCAGTTGCCGGGGAATTGCTGGAATTCGGGGAAGTAATCGTCCAGCGCGTAATCTTCGGGGGCGAGTTCCTCGACATATCCCGCAGCGTTCAGCGCCTGCACGTATTCGGCATCCGACAGGATCACGTCAAAGGTGCCAGCGGGCGATTGCGAGATCAGGCCCAGCATGTTGTCGCCGCCGGTATAGTATTTCGGCACGAATTTGACGTTATTCTCGGCCTCGAACTCGGCAACGATGTCGGGCTCGGCATGGCCATACCATGCCAGCATGGTCAACTCGGTCGGGTCGCTTGCGAAAGCGCGCCGCGAGAGCATTGGGGTCGCAAGCACTGCTGCGGTCGTCGTCAGGAAGCTTCGGCGGTTCATAAACTGCGCCGGTGTCCGGGGCTGTGTCATGGGTTTCTGTCCTGTTGGGTTCGGTTTCTTATTGACCGGACGTTATGGGACAGGGATTAGCATGTTAAATCCATAATCGAAATTTATCCATTTGCCCCCTTTATAACAGTCATCCCGGTGTGACCTTGGTCACGCCCGAACCGACGCTTTCCAGACTTGCGACCAGTTCGCTGACCAGATGCAGCCCTGCCGCTGTCAGGCGGGGGTGTTTGTAGAACAGGCCGATCCGCAACTGTTCAAGCCTCGGAAATCCTTCGTCTTCGGCCAGTTCGCGCATGCCGGGCAAAAGCGTGGCCTTGGTCAGCGCCGTGATGCACAGGCCGTTCTGCACGGCGTTTTGCAGGCCCGAAATGCCCGGTCCCGTATAGACGACCCGCCAGCGCCGCGCCGCGCCGTCCAGCGCGTCGACCATGCGCGAACGATAGTCGCAACCTTCCAGATGCGCGCCCAAAGGCACCGGGCGCGCCGGGTCCGGCACATAAGAATCGGCCGCCGCCCAGATTGGCTGCTCGACCCATGACCGCGACAGGTAGGGCATGCGCGGGCTGTTCATGGTAGCGATGATCAGGTCCAATTCCTCGGCCCGCAGCATCTTGTGCAACTCGCGGCTCAGGTCGCAGTGGATTTCCAGATCGACCTGCGGGTTGTCATGCAAGAAGCGGGTCAGGGTGTTTTGCAGGAAGGCGACCGCATAATCGGTGGGCAGGCCGATCCGCAGCACACCGGAGCGATCGGTGCGGTGGAAATAGCTGACAGCCTCGTCATTGGTACGGACCATCTCGCGCGCATAACTCAGCAGAGCCTCGCCCGCCGGAGTGGGAAGAATATTGCGCCCGTCCTGCATCAGAAGCTGGGCTTTAACCAGTTCCTCCAGACGCCCGATCTGAAGCGAGATCGCAGGCTGGCTGCGCCCCAGCGCCGCCCCCGCCTTGGAGTGTCCGCCCAGTTCGACGACCGTGATAAACGTCCGCAAAAGGTCGGTCGGGAGATTGACCAGCGCTGCCATTCGGATTTGCCATCATAATGAAGCCATAAGGACTATATATTTTCCAAATGCGTTTGGCGCAACGAATATGACGGAGACCACTTTCAACCCGTCGAGGACCCATGCCCCTGTCATCAGCCTTTGCCTCGGAACTTACCTGGCCCGACTATGATGCCGCCGTGCGCGACGGCACGACCCCGATCCTGATCCCCATCGGGTCGATGGAACAGCACGGCCACCATATGCCGCTTCATGTCGATGTGCTTCTGCCCACCGAATTTGCCCGCCGCGTGGCACTGGCCGTCGGCGGTCTGGTCGCCCCGCCTTTCACCTATGGCTACAAGTCGCACCAGAAATCGGGCGGCGGAAACCATTTCAGCGGCACGACCAGCCTTGACGGGGCCACCCTCGTCGCCGCGCTAAGGGATGTGGTCAAGGAATTTGCCCGCCACGGCGTCCGCAAGGTCTGTCTGGTCAACGGCCACTTCGAAAATTCGTGGTTCATCATCGAAGCGATCGATCTTGCGCTGCGCGAGTTGCGCTGGGACGGGATTACGGACCTCAAGGTGATCGTGCTGTCCTACTGGGATTTCGTCGACCCCGAGGCCATCGCAAAGCTGTATCCGAACGGATTTCCGGGCTGGGATATCGAACATGGCGGCGTGCTGGAAACGTCTCTGATGCTCGCGCTCTATCCTGATCTGGTGCAGCTTGATCGCGCGATCGATGTCGCCCCCGCAACGTTCCCGCCCTACGACGTCTACCCGGTCAAACCGGAATGGACCCCCTGTTCCGGCACGCTTTCGTCACCGAAGGAGGCCAGCGTCGAAAAGGGGCATATCCTGCTCGACGTCTGCACCAAGGGCATCACCGCGGCGCTGCAGGCGGAATTCGGACTTGGGCGCCATGCCACGACAACGCCAGACCTTGCGAAAGCGTCCTGAGCGCGACCTTGAAACCTCCCCGCTCGGGGCCCTTCGGGGCCCCTTTTTTTATCGGATCGTTACCCTACGACGTTATGGGCAGGCCCCATGGGGGCGGATGTCAACCGCTCGGCCCCTTCGCTGGTGACGATCAGCAGGTCGGTTTCGTGGTAACCGCCCGCCCCGGCGCTTCCTGCGGGTGACAGGATCATCGGACCCACCGATACCGCCATGCCGGCCTGAAGTTCGGTCTGCACATCCTCGCGCAGATCTACCGCCTGCTCACGCCCGAAGAACGGGCCGGTGACGCCTGCCGAATGGCCATAGCCACAGGACCGCTGCCGCAGCAGGCCCCAGTTCCGGTACATCTCGTTCAACTCTGCCGCGATCTCGTTGCATTTCGCGCCGGGACGGACCAACTCGATGGCCCGCCGGTGCACGGCAAGGTTTTTCTCCCATAGCGCAAGGCTGGCATCGTCCACATGGCCGCAGAACAGGGTGCGCCCCAGTGCCACCGAATAGCCGAACAGCATCGGACAACAGGTCAGCGACAGAATATCGCCACGCGCGATGCGCCGGTTCGTCACCGGATTATGCCCGCCATCGGTGTTGATGCCAGACTGGAACCATGTCCAGCTTTCCATCGGCTCGATATGCGGAAAGGCATCGGACGACGCCGCGATCATGGCGGTGGTTGCAGCGGTCGCCACTTCGAATTCCGGCACGCCCCCGGCAACCCGCCCGATAGCTTCCGAAAAGCCGATCTCGGCGATCTTTGCCCCCTTTCGCAGCAAATCCTGCTCCTCGGGGGATTTGACGGTTCGCAGCCACATGGCCGGCAAGCTGAGGTCGACCATCTCGACACCCGGAAGCGCCGCATCGAGAAGGCGCCGGAAGTCGAGCGAGACGTGGTCGAACTCGATTGCCAGCCGCTTTACCCCGGCCGTCAACTGGCGCACCGCGCGGTAGAAATTATCGCGCCGCCAGTCGGTATAGGTGACGTTTGGGCCATAGCTGTGCCGCCAAGCCTGTCCCCCGTCCACGCCTGCGGAAATGGTCGTGCCTGCCGTCCGTGTCAGGACCATCCCGTATTTCCGGCCAAAGGGGCGGTGCATCCATCCGGCAAAGTAAAGAATGCACTGGGGCGAGGTGAAAAGCGCAGCATCGACTTCGGATATGTCCATCCAGTCACGCATAGCGGTCTGGCGCCGATCCATCTCGAGGTCGGAAAAGGGCGCGTAACCCTTGGCACCGTTGTGCCACTCCAGAACATGCAACATATCGTGCGTCACAGACGTGCTTTCGCAGATTTCATCAGCGAAACGATAGCCAACTGGATCGGGAGAGTTGAAATTTGTAATTGAAATCAACGCATTTGCAGTGCGGAGAAAGAGCGGAAACGTCGGAAACCGGGCTAGCGTAAAATCCCCCCGAACGGATCGGGGGGCGCGGGTGGTCAGGGTCAGGCGCGGTTGCGCCGCCGGAAGGTCATCACAGCCACGGTCACCGCGATGATGCCAAGGAAGGCGAGGCTGGTCGTGATCGTGCCAAGGCCCAAGCCGCCATATTCGTCGGGCTGCGACAGGAAATCCCCGACCGAAGCGCCCAGTGGCCGCGTGAAGATATAGCACAGCCAAAAGGCCCAGATCCCGTCGAGGCCAAGCGCGAAGTAGCCCAAGGCCAGCGAGGCGATGATCAGCCCGAACAGCACGCCCGTTCCGGCAAAGCCCACGCCGAAGGCTTCGGCCACCAGATCGCCCGCAGCGGTGCCGAGGGCAAAGGTGAACAGGATGGCCAGCCAATAGAACGCCTCGCGCCGGAAGGTGAAAACCTCGTGGATCGACAGGGTGCGTTCGGAGGCGAACCATGCAAGGAAGGTCAGCCCGAGCGCCAAGCTGAAGCCGATGGCGGAATAGAGGAGCGGGATACCGAAGGCATCGGTCATGTTGTCAGTGATC
Protein-coding sequences here:
- a CDS encoding creatininase codes for the protein MPLSSAFASELTWPDYDAAVRDGTTPILIPIGSMEQHGHHMPLHVDVLLPTEFARRVALAVGGLVAPPFTYGYKSHQKSGGGNHFSGTTSLDGATLVAALRDVVKEFARHGVRKVCLVNGHFENSWFIIEAIDLALRELRWDGITDLKVIVLSYWDFVDPEAIAKLYPNGFPGWDIEHGGVLETSLMLALYPDLVQLDRAIDVAPATFPPYDVYPVKPEWTPCSGTLSSPKEASVEKGHILLDVCTKGITAALQAEFGLGRHATTTPDLAKAS
- a CDS encoding polyamine ABC transporter substrate-binding protein, with the translated sequence MNRRSFLTTTAAVLATPMLSRRAFASDPTELTMLAWYGHAEPDIVAEFEAENNVKFVPKYYTGGDNMLGLISQSPAGTFDVILSDAEYVQALNAAGYVEELAPEDYALDDYFPEFQQFPGNWQDGKLFSLVTRFGFLGVAYNTDALTEAEASSYDVFWDPKLTGKVGHFDWHLPNLGQMSLLTGNKIPYDIDEAAWEAVKAKTLTLRPQIGGFFDYGGTFSSLNDGQMLAFAGIGDWITGVLEKNGAKVKSVIPEQGGLQWSECFSIGKGSAKADLAKKWIQYITSAKGQAKSAQMAAYPAIVPNAKGWEVLQAENPAEAKRQGMTKDAGNAMDMIRAGRIQYRQWPIQQDLETWNDFWSEYKGA
- a CDS encoding LysR substrate-binding domain-containing protein; the protein is MAALVNLPTDLLRTFITVVELGGHSKAGAALGRSQPAISLQIGRLEELVKAQLLMQDGRNILPTPAGEALLSYAREMVRTNDEAVSYFHRTDRSGVLRIGLPTDYAVAFLQNTLTRFLHDNPQVDLEIHCDLSRELHKMLRAEELDLIIATMNSPRMPYLSRSWVEQPIWAAADSYVPDPARPVPLGAHLEGCDYRSRMVDALDGAARRWRVVYTGPGISGLQNAVQNGLCITALTKATLLPGMRELAEDEGFPRLEQLRIGLFYKHPRLTAAGLHLVSELVASLESVGSGVTKVTPG
- a CDS encoding aminopeptidase P family protein; translation: MTHDMLHVLEWHNGAKGYAPFSDLEMDRRQTAMRDWMDISEVDAALFTSPQCILYFAGWMHRPFGRKYGMVLTRTAGTTISAGVDGGQAWRHSYGPNVTYTDWRRDNFYRAVRQLTAGVKRLAIEFDHVSLDFRRLLDAALPGVEMVDLSLPAMWLRTVKSPEEQDLLRKGAKIAEIGFSEAIGRVAGGVPEFEVATAATTAMIAASSDAFPHIEPMESWTWFQSGINTDGGHNPVTNRRIARGDILSLTCCPMLFGYSVALGRTLFCGHVDDASLALWEKNLAVHRRAIELVRPGAKCNEIAAELNEMYRNWGLLRQRSCGYGHSAGVTGPFFGREQAVDLREDVQTELQAGMAVSVGPMILSPAGSAGAGGYHETDLLIVTSEGAERLTSAPMGPAHNVVG
- a CDS encoding COG4705 family protein, translating into MTASTFHTTASPAAGTAPNRVPDVTPGFWLIKLTAVTMGETAADFLAVNAGLGLQTTTLLMTAVLVAAMVWQFRQRVYVPAAYWCAVVLISVVGTLITDNMTDAFGIPLLYSAIGFSLALGLTFLAWFASERTLSIHEVFTFRREAFYWLAILFTFALGTAAGDLVAEAFGVGFAGTGVLFGLIIASLALGYFALGLDGIWAFWLCYIFTRPLGASVGDFLSQPDEYGGLGLGTITTSLAFLGIIAVTVAVMTFRRRNRA
- a CDS encoding ABC transporter permease, with the protein product MRRAISIYGLTFSLPLLVWQVLFFVAPLVFLVALSFWTVKNFTMRPDFDPVNWVTMYGKPVFWQAYGITFALAASASVLASLLAFPCSYAIAFKLSDRARRWAVFLMVIPFFTSYLVRVYSWQIFLSDAGIVNVLLGQIGLGPYAMLNTPGATMVGYMTLSLPLVILLQLFSLVFIDRNLIEAAHNMRCGRLRTVFEVVIPSARTGLVIAALFCFILTFGDFVSPVYLGGGDPTTLSILITDTTKSGQQWPRAAVIALTMIGTLLAVAFVAVRFAYAGQAKGARK